Proteins co-encoded in one Plasmodium coatneyi strain Hackeri chromosome 7, complete sequence genomic window:
- a CDS encoding DNA helicase, whose product MEEGEVNVCPPPDLLNRYKSKYGKIDIDKARGILQEHFGITDFKEKQVECLNAIKNFEHVLNIMPTGGGKSLIYQVTPLLIGGISIVISPLISLMYDQTKSLKRKNIVAETINSSLNKKENEKILNLLKNYNDCDINVLYVTPETATSEYFIILLKELYMNEKIALISIDEVHCISTWGCDFRKSYRNLSKVLQVCPYVRVYTCTATATKCVEKDIILNLNMDVHRVEGAVSKWTLENGHDQAKQQQEQPNGLATDKQIDICRDPQDDTLNSLRIVRTSFNRPNLKYVIIYSDLIHTEKKRSIFHIIQEKRNVDKIGIIYCFKRNTCDEISKYLREQGIQALSYHAGLTTSARKRIQEKWINGKAKILVATIAFGMGIDRKDVSFIIHFNLPKSIENYYQECGRSGRNGNVSFCYLYYSKEDVEKLSYIIRSRYSNLDQQDLTIQKKFEKEIYNLECMHNLCVQEKCVRSQILAHFGELPPPKGISGNGDDDYCCSYCSDVKGSRDKIEQVIKLYQDAHWNIQSKYNRTSDNHVTSITSNLHEKKHKLSDYSDSENERGLSHYKLTNKKIKGFVPFQRASSIISKDIRDKGITEVMKELERREELMENRLEERTPKIGKMRNSFSLLTSVKKTPVFSSFKVPRRL is encoded by the coding sequence atggaggaaggcGAAGTGAATGTGTGTCCCCCGCCCGACCTGCTAAACAGGTACAAAAGCAAGTACGGCAAAATAGACATCGACAAGGCGAGGGGCATCCTGCAGGAGCACTTTGGCATTACAGACTTTAAGGAAAAGCAAGTGGAGTGTCTAAACGCAATTAAAAATTTCGAGCATGTCCTAAACATTATGCCAACAGGAGGAGGGAAATCACTCATCTACCAAGTAACCCCACTGCTCATCGGAGGAATCAGTATCGTTATCAGTCCGTTAATCTCCCTTATGTATGACCAAACAAAGTCactgaagagaaaaaatattgttgcAGAAACGATCAATAGCTCACtcaataagaaggaaaatgagaaaatctTGAATCTTCTTAAAAACTACAATGATTGCGATATAAACGTTTTGTATGTAACCCCTGAAACAGCCACTAGTGagtattttattattctgCTGAAGGAGCTTTACATGAATGAGAAGATTGCTTTGATATCTATTGACGAGGTACACTGCATAAGCACCTGGGGGTGCGACTTTAGGAAAAGTTATCGGAATTTAAGCAAAGTGCTGCAGGTGTGTCCCTATGTGCGCGTATACACCTGCACGGCCACCGCCACCAAGTGCGTAGAGAAGGACATCATTTTGAACTTGAACATGGACGTACACCGCGTGGAGGGGGCTGTCAGCAAATGGACGCTCGAAAATGGGCACGATCAGGCGAAGCAGCAGCAGGAGCAGCCGAATGGACTGGCTACCGATAAGCAGATTGATATATGTAGGGACCCCCAGGATGACACCTTAAACTCCCTGCGAATCGTACGAACCTCGTTCAACAGACCCAACCTGAAGTACGTCATCATATACAGCGACCTAATCcacacagaaaagaaaagaagcattTTTCACATCATCCAGGAGAAGAGAAATGTGGACAAGATAGGTATTATATACTGTTTTAAACGAAACACGTGCGATGAAATTTCCAAGTACTTAAGAGAGCAGGGTATTCAAGCACTGAGTTATCATGCCGGGTTGACCACTAGCGCAAGGAAGAGAATACAAGAAAAGTGGATCAACGGAAAGGCTAAAATTTTAGTGGCCACCATAGCGTTTGGAATGGGTATCGACAGGAAGGATGTGTCctttattattcattttaatttaccCAAGTCGATAGAAAATTATTACCAAGAGTGTGGGCGCTCTGGCAGAAACGGAAACGTTTCCTTTTGTTACCTTTACTACTCCAAGGAAGATGTAGAGAAACTGTCCTACATCATTCGAAGCAGATATTCCAACTTGGACCAGCAGGACCTCACCATACAGAAGAAGTTCgagaaggaaatatacaACCTCGAGTGCATGCACAACTTGTGTGTCCAGGAGAAATGCGTGCGTTCGCAGATTTTGGCGCACTTCGGCGAGCTCCCTCCCCCCAAGGGTATTAGCGGTAATGGCGACGATGACTACTGCTGCTCGTACTGCTCTGACGTGAAAGGCTCGAGGGACAAAATCGAGCAAGTCATTAAATTGTATCAGGATGCTCACTGGAACATCCAGTCCAAATACAACAGAACCAGTGACAACCACGTGACCTCCATTACGAGCAACCTCCACGAAAAGAAGCACAAGCTAAGTGATTACTCCGACTCGGAAAATGAACGTGGGCTAAGTCACTATAAACTAACCAACAAAAAGATTAAAGGGTTTGTTCCCTTCCAGAGGGCATCATCTATAATTTCCAAGGATATTCGAGACAAGGGCATCACTGAAGTTATGAAGGAGCTGGAGAGAAGAGAGGAACTGATGGAGAACAGGCTGGAGGAGCGGACCCCCAAGATCGGGAAAATGAGGAATTCCTTTTCGCTCCTCACTAGTGTGAAAAAGACGCCCGTGTTTTCGTCCTTTAAGGTTCCCCGCAGGTTGTGA